A window of Selenomonas ruminantium subsp. lactilytica TAM6421 contains these coding sequences:
- a CDS encoding UDP-glucuronic acid decarboxylase family protein, whose product MVTGGAGFLGSHLCDRLIKEGSDVICVDNLFTGNKDNIRHLLGNPYFEFIRHDVTMPLYVEVDQIYNLACPASPVHYQHDPIQTGRTSVLGALNMLGLARRLKARILQASTSEVYGDPEVHPQPERYRGCVNPIGIRSCYDEGKRMAETLFFDYKRQENLNIKVVRIFNTYGPRMSLNDGRVISNFVVQALRGEDITIYGDGSQTRSFQYVDDLIEGMYRMMNNSREDFSGPVNIGNPAEYTIKQLAEIVLKMTGSSSKIVYKSLPSDDPVQRCPVIDVAMSELGWKPKVALEEGLKRTIEYFRGLM is encoded by the coding sequence TTGGTTACCGGTGGCGCAGGATTCCTGGGCTCCCATCTTTGTGACAGGTTAATAAAAGAAGGTTCAGATGTAATTTGTGTAGATAATTTATTCACGGGCAATAAAGACAATATACGGCATTTGTTGGGTAATCCTTATTTTGAATTTATCCGTCACGATGTAACGATGCCACTTTATGTTGAAGTAGATCAGATATACAACCTGGCATGTCCTGCCAGCCCTGTGCATTATCAGCATGATCCCATACAGACTGGTAGGACCAGTGTGCTTGGGGCATTGAATATGCTAGGTCTAGCAAGGCGACTAAAAGCACGTATTTTACAGGCAAGTACATCTGAAGTATATGGTGATCCGGAGGTGCATCCACAGCCAGAGCGATATCGCGGGTGTGTAAATCCCATTGGCATACGTTCATGTTATGATGAAGGCAAGCGCATGGCTGAAACCTTGTTCTTCGATTACAAGCGACAGGAAAATCTTAACATTAAAGTTGTGCGTATCTTCAATACTTATGGACCACGTATGAGCTTGAACGATGGCAGGGTTATTTCTAATTTCGTTGTGCAGGCTTTGAGAGGTGAGGATATTACTATATATGGGGACGGCTCTCAGACTCGTAGTTTCCAGTATGTAGATGATCTTATTGAGGGCATGTACCGTATGATGAATAATTCCCGCGAAGATTTTTCCGGACCTGTGAATATAGGTAATCCAGCTGAATATACCATAAAGCAGTTGGCGGAAATTGTATTGAAAATGACAGGAAGTTCATCAAAAATTGTTTATAAGTCTCTGCCATCGGATGATCCGGTACAGCGTTGCCCAGTTATTGATGTTGCGATGTCAGAGTTAGGATGGAAACCAAAGGTAGCTCTTGAAGAGGGTTTAAAGAGGACGATTGAGTACTTTAGAGGGCTTATGTAA
- a CDS encoding radical SAM protein, translated as MRSPADMFIIQIDVTNACAHECSNCTRMCGHHVKPFFMDFDTFKKAVDSLADFPNTVGMIGGEPTLHPEFERMADYLKEARLKEDVKTAREPIVNMQGYITRYFSGDYAGVNTGLWSSLTSSYYKHFETINQSFSRQLLNDHNNECMHQALLMSRNELGIPDEEWIKKRDACWVQNTWSATVTPKGAFFCEVAGALDMLFDGPGGWAIEPGWWRRKPKDFGEQLSWCEICGGCLDVPKRLSSEEHDDVTPKLFERLKKIGSPKALKGHCVVHDPQNYAKFKNPTFTGINDYMDAGGNVRTTASNRNLYPRSVHICHLNNWRENLSAANPSDWIALSEDEHREEILWLLSNCILNPGCVYYKPDKYVLFNVQSRSVRGRIRWAQTLPANVMDAYPEDKRIEITEYLHDRLGDYLKKLPACQYFHIEVV; from the coding sequence ATGCGTAGTCCAGCGGACATGTTTATTATACAAATAGATGTTACCAATGCGTGTGCACATGAATGTTCGAATTGCACACGCATGTGTGGACATCATGTCAAACCTTTTTTTATGGATTTTGACACATTTAAAAAAGCTGTTGATTCTTTGGCTGATTTTCCGAACACAGTTGGCATGATAGGAGGAGAGCCTACACTACACCCTGAGTTTGAACGTATGGCCGATTATCTCAAAGAGGCTAGATTAAAGGAAGATGTAAAAACAGCTAGAGAACCGATTGTCAATATGCAGGGATATATTACTAGGTATTTTTCTGGAGATTATGCAGGAGTTAATACAGGACTATGGTCATCTTTGACGAGTTCGTATTACAAGCATTTTGAAACTATAAATCAATCATTTTCTCGGCAACTTTTGAATGACCATAACAATGAATGTATGCATCAGGCTCTGTTGATGAGTCGCAATGAATTGGGCATACCGGACGAAGAATGGATCAAAAAGCGTGATGCATGTTGGGTACAAAATACATGGTCTGCAACTGTTACGCCAAAAGGAGCATTTTTTTGCGAGGTGGCCGGTGCCCTGGATATGCTTTTTGACGGTCCTGGTGGTTGGGCTATTGAACCGGGTTGGTGGCGAAGAAAACCGAAAGATTTTGGTGAGCAGCTTTCTTGGTGTGAAATCTGTGGAGGATGTTTGGATGTTCCTAAAAGACTGTCAAGTGAAGAACACGATGATGTTACCCCGAAACTATTTGAACGTTTAAAAAAAATAGGAAGTCCAAAAGCGTTGAAAGGGCATTGTGTTGTTCATGATCCGCAGAATTATGCTAAGTTTAAGAATCCAACATTTACTGGTATAAATGATTATATGGATGCAGGAGGAAATGTTAGGACAACGGCTAGTAATCGTAATCTATATCCTAGATCCGTTCATATTTGTCACTTGAATAATTGGCGTGAAAATCTTAGTGCAGCCAATCCCTCTGATTGGATTGCTTTGTCTGAAGATGAACATAGAGAGGAAATATTATGGTTGCTTTCCAATTGTATTTTAAATCCAGGCTGTGTGTACTATAAGCCGGATAAATATGTGTTATTTAATGTCCAAAGTCGTTCAGTGCGGGGGAGAATTCGCTGGGCACAAACTCTCCCAGCAAATGTTATGGATGCGTATCCTGAAGATAAGCGTATAGAAATAACAGAATATCTTCATGACAGATTAGGAGATTATCTTAAGAAGTTGCCCGCCTGCCAATACTTTCATATTGAAGTAGTTTGA
- a CDS encoding FkbM family methyltransferase: MNYVLFPYERVEKNSRVIIYGMGWLGRMFVDQIEHNHYCELLFSVDKNYQSINSNNIAVRPPISVQETEFDYIVIALLSVTTAESVKVELVNLGVPAEKCVYKYVLLESDREQILQKISSMDYFLRNRVGKMLYGLESFAENECWLRTCQDWEKSWLNEKFQLLKSALTVYKIDNTHNFVRLGKHGDGGYLIVENYPISERKILYAFGVGGDVSFEYEMAEQGYQVYMYDHTVPKLPQEHPSFHYQKRGLIGEHDESRFELSTLTDFMRENEHLQDQDMLLKMDIEGFEVDVFRNLSESVQSKFAQIVLELHGLDEIEKWDALLEALAGLKRTHTLVHLHANNWGSVTYIGNAMITEAMELTFVRTSDWNFSLHERFLLNPMDVRCDSVRPERLAWQ; the protein is encoded by the coding sequence ATGAATTATGTGTTATTCCCCTATGAGAGAGTAGAGAAAAACTCTCGAGTGATAATTTATGGCATGGGATGGTTGGGCAGGATGTTTGTTGATCAAATAGAGCACAATCACTATTGTGAATTGCTTTTTTCTGTAGATAAAAATTATCAATCTATAAACTCTAATAATATCGCGGTTAGACCACCAATATCTGTCCAGGAAACAGAATTTGATTATATAGTCATTGCCTTACTGTCAGTTACAACCGCTGAATCTGTAAAGGTTGAACTGGTAAATTTGGGTGTGCCTGCAGAGAAGTGTGTATATAAATATGTACTATTGGAGTCGGATAGAGAACAGATACTTCAAAAGATTTCTAGCATGGATTATTTCCTACGTAATCGTGTTGGAAAAATGCTGTATGGTCTGGAATCTTTTGCCGAGAATGAATGTTGGCTTAGGACTTGTCAGGACTGGGAAAAATCTTGGCTTAATGAGAAATTTCAATTGCTTAAGTCTGCACTTACTGTTTACAAGATAGATAATACACATAATTTTGTACGTCTAGGGAAGCATGGTGATGGCGGATATTTAATAGTAGAAAATTATCCAATTAGTGAAAGAAAAATTTTATATGCTTTTGGAGTGGGGGGAGATGTATCATTTGAATACGAGATGGCAGAACAGGGGTATCAGGTTTATATGTATGATCATACCGTGCCGAAACTACCACAAGAGCATCCGTCTTTTCATTATCAAAAGCGCGGATTGATTGGTGAGCATGACGAATCTAGGTTCGAGCTATCCACATTGACAGATTTTATGCGTGAAAATGAACATCTACAGGATCAAGATATGCTGTTGAAGATGGATATTGAGGGTTTTGAAGTAGATGTATTCCGTAACTTATCTGAATCTGTGCAGTCTAAGTTTGCACAGATTGTGCTGGAACTACATGGCTTGGATGAGATAGAGAAGTGGGATGCGTTGCTTGAGGCGTTGGCAGGGTTGAAGCGCACGCATACGCTGGTGCATCTACATGCTAATAATTGGGGCTCTGTCACCTATATCGGAAATGCGATGATTACAGAGGCAATGGAACTGACTTTTGTGAGAACATCAGACTGGAATTTTTCTCTGCACGAGAGATTTCTACTAAATCCTATGGATGTGCGTTGCGATAGTGTTCGTCCAGAGAGGCTTGCATGGCAATGA
- a CDS encoding glycosyltransferase family 2 protein gives MALYNESSPILSIIVPIYNSECFLEQCLTSIRDQTFENWECWLVDDGSTDTSGKICDEYGKVDSRFKVIHKTNEGLVNARITGIKASKGTFIGFVDSDDWIEPDMYENMIFGARQNSSVDIVVTGIIQESHGSKYLEERPINTLGIISPIEAVTHMLTRRIFAWELWCKIYKRSLFDKESFAEILTKGEDLYTTINVFKRANKILCLQNFSYHYRLHPASMSHTTSGVDDFSFLQAIKLSIQCLRGYPAFVCEYFYKWYFTLLIDRLVDMYIHKREQYTKEIQYIHQEIILSIDKRYIYNVPSKIKLLYNFMSKKNGLVTLGYRWEKMRLKFEKLSLRSDELYIFGTGYGSELVLAWLEKYNIKIDGFLVSDAFFNENIFHGYKVVKLSNVNITHRNVSVIIGALSGKEHEIRYILSTKGYGSFYWPFILKYILDYNHIIEVYKDELLKQVCVEQ, from the coding sequence ATGGCTTTATATAATGAGTCATCACCGATTCTTAGTATCATTGTTCCTATCTATAATTCTGAATGTTTTTTAGAGCAGTGTCTTACATCTATAAGAGATCAAACTTTTGAAAATTGGGAGTGTTGGTTAGTAGATGATGGCTCCACAGACACATCAGGAAAAATCTGCGACGAATATGGCAAGGTAGACTCAAGGTTTAAGGTTATACATAAAACTAATGAAGGGTTAGTTAATGCTAGAATTACTGGTATAAAAGCTAGTAAGGGAACTTTTATTGGTTTTGTGGATAGTGATGACTGGATTGAACCGGACATGTATGAGAACATGATTTTTGGCGCGAGGCAAAATAGTAGTGTTGATATTGTAGTCACAGGTATCATTCAGGAATCTCATGGGAGTAAATATCTTGAAGAGCGACCGATAAACACATTGGGGATAATTTCACCAATAGAAGCAGTTACACATATGCTGACAAGGCGTATCTTTGCGTGGGAATTATGGTGCAAGATTTACAAAAGATCATTATTCGATAAAGAGTCTTTTGCCGAAATATTGACTAAAGGCGAAGATCTATATACAACAATTAATGTGTTCAAACGAGCAAACAAAATATTATGCTTGCAAAATTTTAGTTATCATTATAGGCTTCATCCTGCCAGTATGTCTCACACGACATCTGGAGTTGATGATTTTTCGTTCCTTCAAGCTATAAAATTATCAATACAATGTTTACGTGGTTATCCTGCTTTTGTATGTGAATACTTTTATAAATGGTACTTTACTTTGTTGATAGATAGATTGGTAGACATGTACATTCACAAAAGAGAACAATATACAAAGGAAATCCAATACATACACCAAGAGATTATATTGTCAATTGATAAAAGATATATATATAATGTGCCATCTAAAATAAAATTGTTGTATAATTTTATGTCTAAAAAAAATGGTTTAGTCACACTGGGATATAGATGGGAGAAAATGCGATTAAAATTTGAGAAGTTATCATTAAGAAGTGATGAATTATATATATTTGGTACAGGATATGGTAGTGAATTGGTTTTAGCATGGTTAGAGAAATATAATATAAAAATAGATGGTTTTTTGGTTAGTGATGCTTTTTTCAACGAAAATATATTTCATGGATATAAGGTGGTTAAGCTATCTAATGTCAATATTACGCATAGGAATGTGAGTGTTATTATTGGAGCTTTGTCAGGTAAAGAACATGAAATAAGGTATATTTTATCCACAAAAGGATACGGTAGCTTTTATTGGCCGTTCATATTAAAATATATTCTTGATTACAACCATATTATAGAAGTATATAAAGATGAGTTACTCAAGCAAGTTTGTGTTGAGCAATAG
- a CDS encoding UDP-glucose dehydrogenase family protein codes for MKIAIVGVGYVGLVSGTCFAEMGNDVWCVDKDKEKITELQNTVIPIFEPGLKELVQKNIDRLHFVTDIDEALQEVNVCFIAVGTPPGEDGSADLSAVLAVASSIGRMMVRHMFIVDKSTVPVGTSRKVRKAVQHELDARDSELTFDVISNPEFLKEGTAVHDCLLPDRIIVGTESEKAARLMAKLYKPFLRSTGHLLHMDIASAEMTKYAANCMLATKISFINEIANICELVGADVNKVRMGIGSDPRIGYSFIFPGCGYGGSCFPKDVQALIRTSGGLGYEARILKAVEAVNESQKQVLPRRIVAKYGENLEGLHFTCWGLSFKPDTDDMRCAASLVIVGELTKRGAKVHAYDPQAEKLARTIYFRDNKNIEYFDGKYDALKGCAALILITEWKEFRCPDFERIKECLKEPVIFDGRNQYESDNLREMGFEYYQIGVGDNFVEWR; via the coding sequence ATGAAAATAGCGATTGTGGGGGTAGGGTATGTTGGCTTGGTATCGGGAACGTGCTTTGCGGAGATGGGGAATGATGTATGGTGTGTGGATAAAGATAAAGAAAAGATAACAGAATTGCAAAATACAGTGATACCTATATTTGAGCCAGGGTTGAAGGAATTAGTTCAGAAGAATATAGATAGACTGCACTTTGTAACTGATATTGATGAGGCGTTGCAGGAGGTAAATGTTTGTTTTATTGCAGTTGGCACACCTCCCGGAGAGGATGGTAGTGCTGATTTGTCAGCTGTGCTTGCAGTGGCATCATCCATCGGAAGAATGATGGTACGACATATGTTTATCGTAGACAAATCAACCGTTCCAGTAGGGACCTCACGAAAAGTACGCAAGGCGGTACAACATGAATTAGATGCCCGCGATAGTGAGCTTACTTTTGATGTGATATCAAATCCAGAGTTCTTGAAAGAGGGAACAGCAGTGCATGATTGTCTACTGCCAGACCGAATAATAGTTGGTACTGAATCTGAAAAAGCAGCACGTTTGATGGCGAAACTTTATAAACCGTTTCTTAGGAGCACAGGTCATCTGCTTCATATGGATATTGCAAGTGCAGAGATGACGAAGTATGCTGCCAATTGTATGCTTGCTACAAAAATCAGCTTCATCAACGAAATAGCAAATATTTGTGAATTAGTAGGAGCAGATGTGAATAAAGTTCGAATGGGAATAGGTTCTGATCCTCGTATAGGCTATAGTTTTATCTTTCCTGGGTGCGGTTATGGAGGGAGCTGTTTTCCAAAGGATGTACAGGCACTTATCCGTACTAGTGGTGGCCTAGGGTACGAAGCACGTATATTGAAGGCTGTTGAAGCAGTTAATGAGTCGCAAAAACAAGTTTTACCTAGGCGTATCGTAGCTAAGTACGGGGAGAATTTGGAAGGATTGCACTTTACCTGTTGGGGATTGTCGTTCAAGCCTGATACGGACGATATGCGTTGTGCAGCTTCGCTGGTGATAGTAGGCGAGCTGACTAAGCGGGGGGCAAAGGTGCATGCGTATGATCCGCAGGCAGAGAAATTGGCACGGACAATATATTTTCGTGATAATAAGAACATAGAATACTTTGATGGAAAATACGATGCATTGAAGGGGTGTGCTGCACTTATTTTAATCACGGAATGGAAAGAATTCAGATGCCCAGACTTTGAGAGGATTAAGGAATGTTTGAAGGAACCAGTTATTTTTGATGGGCGCAATCAGTATGAGAGTGATAATTTGAGGGAAATGGGCTTCGAGTATTACCAGATCGGTGTGGGGGACAATTTTGTAGAGTGGCGGTAG
- a CDS encoding glycosyltransferase, with protein MIKVSVIIPVYNTEDYIAACLDSVIEQDMSSWEIICIDDASTDNSADIMQKYALQDNRIRLIKLEKNGGQAAGRNIGLREARGEYVYFLDSDDMLRSNALSELCRIADQEQVEGIIFDAEDVFDSPELKQGVSLSASVAKFQIDNGVISGENLFLKFCSKERASCQPGRYLWRHSYLLDNGIFNDEETSPHEDELFCLRAVLTAKKMMALPKAFHLRRYRDGSVMTGRTFSHELRHCRSYLLLWLRCSEFLRKHKFDDSRCAMEALNYVSVFLTVGLNYAKKFSQEELIELKFNSPVDAMLLRGVVLESIQERRSEIFMNSSDLHRVINKERIFLYGAGVCGQKMLQLLLQYGCSRNKIYFVVTDKKDKTNVAGFPLYDLGSLENFDDEKDVIILAVTRCWQDEIVCLLDERHFSYIVLKEGYAVMQSPNSIKV; from the coding sequence ATGATAAAAGTTTCAGTAATTATACCTGTATATAATACTGAGGATTATATTGCAGCTTGTTTGGATAGTGTGATAGAACAAGATATGTCTAGTTGGGAAATTATATGCATAGATGATGCATCTACTGATAATTCAGCAGATATTATGCAAAAATATGCATTGCAGGATAATCGTATTCGTTTAATCAAATTAGAAAAAAATGGTGGACAGGCTGCAGGACGAAATATTGGTTTGCGTGAAGCAAGGGGAGAGTATGTATATTTTTTGGATTCAGACGATATGTTACGGTCAAATGCTCTTTCAGAATTGTGCCGAATAGCTGACCAAGAGCAGGTTGAAGGAATAATTTTTGATGCTGAGGATGTCTTTGATTCACCAGAACTCAAGCAAGGTGTATCATTGAGTGCATCAGTTGCTAAATTTCAGATAGATAATGGAGTGATATCGGGAGAAAATTTATTTTTGAAATTCTGTTCTAAAGAAAGGGCATCATGTCAGCCAGGAAGATACCTCTGGAGACATTCGTACTTGTTAGATAATGGAATATTTAATGATGAAGAAACATCGCCACATGAGGATGAATTGTTTTGTCTGCGAGCAGTATTGACAGCCAAGAAAATGATGGCTTTACCGAAGGCATTTCATTTACGTCGTTACCGAGATGGGTCTGTAATGACGGGACGTACTTTTTCACATGAGCTGCGTCATTGCCGTTCATATTTGCTTTTGTGGTTACGTTGTTCAGAGTTCTTGCGAAAACATAAATTTGATGATAGCCGATGTGCTATGGAAGCGTTGAACTATGTAAGCGTATTTTTAACAGTTGGATTGAATTATGCTAAAAAATTTTCACAAGAGGAACTGATTGAGTTAAAATTCAATAGTCCTGTAGATGCTATGCTGCTACGAGGCGTTGTATTAGAAAGTATACAAGAACGTCGATCAGAAATCTTTATGAATTCATCTGATTTGCACCGGGTAATAAATAAAGAGAGAATTTTTTTGTATGGTGCCGGTGTATGTGGGCAGAAGATGTTGCAGTTACTCTTACAATATGGTTGTTCGAGAAATAAAATATATTTTGTTGTTACGGATAAGAAAGACAAAACAAATGTAGCTGGATTCCCTTTATATGATTTGGGATCTTTGGAGAATTTCGATGATGAAAAGGATGTAATTATTCTAGCTGTAACGAGGTGTTGGCAAGATGAAATAGTTTGCTTGTTAGATGAGAGACACTTCTCATATATCGTACTTAAAGAAGGATATGCAGTCATGCAGTCTCCGAATTCCATAAAAGTATAA
- a CDS encoding glycosyltransferase family 2 protein, which translates to MKGYVKISIIVPIFNAEKYLSRCLNSLIGQTLKEIEIICVDDASTDGSTAIVQQYAARDERVKLFYSSGNEVPSRNLGQSIARNIGLVVASGEYILMVDADDWLELDAAKKLYELSTKDRLDILYFGFVFEYEDDKIRQKEKGMVVRTRAGACIDKAINGQEMFVLQLRNNAQLGVVWAAVFKREFLHDSRLFFNEELRFEEDCLFSLQAILRADRTKCIDVPLYHYYRRHASVTTDVFTEKYLMDKFIQACYAMKEVLYQKNILPDNMECISRWLGGHFSLVHRIWNDNFNIIDGGKIVFLRPWENIALEVFKCIVRPEPSLHKFTDEELCLMKNCNTVIVYGAGYVAGRTLIYLHNLGIDKFKIAVTNKTNNYFMGNEICDINELCRKSPNNVVLLAVMPDKQIEMINVLKLLGNQTYICMV; encoded by the coding sequence TTGAAAGGATATGTAAAGATTTCTATTATAGTGCCGATATTTAATGCTGAAAAATATCTAAGTAGATGCTTGAATAGTCTAATAGGACAAACTTTGAAGGAGATAGAGATAATCTGTGTAGATGATGCATCTACTGATGGTTCGACAGCGATTGTTCAACAGTATGCGGCAAGAGATGAAAGGGTAAAGTTGTTTTATAGCAGTGGGAATGAAGTGCCTTCTAGAAATTTAGGACAATCGATTGCACGAAATATTGGTTTAGTAGTAGCATCTGGCGAATATATTCTTATGGTTGATGCAGATGATTGGCTAGAACTAGATGCAGCCAAGAAACTATATGAGTTATCGACGAAAGATAGGTTGGACATACTATATTTTGGATTTGTTTTTGAATATGAGGATGATAAGATAAGGCAAAAAGAAAAAGGTATGGTGGTCCGAACACGTGCGGGGGCATGTATTGATAAAGCTATAAACGGACAGGAAATGTTTGTTCTTCAATTAAGAAACAATGCACAGTTAGGGGTGGTATGGGCGGCTGTTTTCAAGAGGGAGTTTCTGCATGACAGTAGATTGTTTTTCAATGAAGAACTTCGTTTTGAAGAAGATTGCTTATTTTCATTGCAGGCAATTTTGAGAGCCGACAGAACTAAATGTATTGATGTGCCATTATATCATTATTATCGTCGACATGCATCGGTGACAACTGATGTTTTTACAGAAAAATATCTAATGGATAAATTTATACAAGCTTGCTATGCAATGAAGGAGGTTTTATATCAAAAAAACATTCTGCCTGATAATATGGAATGTATATCGAGGTGGTTAGGTGGGCATTTTTCCTTGGTACATCGCATATGGAATGATAATTTTAACATCATCGATGGGGGAAAAATTGTATTTTTACGACCGTGGGAAAATATTGCACTTGAGGTGTTTAAGTGTATTGTTAGGCCAGAACCATCATTGCATAAATTTACTGATGAAGAATTATGTTTAATGAAAAATTGCAATACTGTTATTGTTTATGGAGCAGGATATGTTGCAGGTAGAACGCTGATATACCTTCATAATTTAGGGATTGATAAGTTTAAAATTGCAGTCACTAATAAAACAAACAACTATTTTATGGGAAATGAAATTTGTGACATAAATGAATTGTGTAGAAAATCCCCCAATAATGTAGTTCTTCTAGCTGTGATGCCAGATAAGCAAATTGAGATGATAAATGTTTTGAAATTATTGGGGAATCAAACCTATATATGTATGGTATAA